The Streptomyces sp. NBC_01353 genome contains a region encoding:
- a CDS encoding EamA family transporter gives MRPSHIALAALVAAVWGVNFVVIEIGLDHFPPLLFSALRFLAAALPAVFLVGRPKVAWKWIVGVGLVLGVAKFGLLFTGMDLGAPAGLSSLILQVQAVFTALFAFVALGERPGKVKIAGMAVALAGIGVAAVDEGASGPLVGFALCIAAAACWGVSNVLTRKASPPDALNFMVWVSTVPILPLLALSLLLEGPERDLEALRGLDWTGVGVIVYVAWITTVFGFGAWGWLLRRYPASSVAPFSLLVPVFGMSSAALFLGEGISGLRWCAAALLVGGVALTSLAPRRAMGSGAGPEPSQERGPEPAEAGVRSLSSP, from the coding sequence ATGCGTCCCTCCCACATCGCCCTGGCCGCGCTCGTCGCCGCCGTCTGGGGAGTCAACTTCGTCGTCATCGAGATCGGTCTCGACCACTTCCCGCCGCTGCTCTTCTCCGCCCTGCGCTTCCTCGCCGCGGCCCTGCCCGCCGTCTTCCTGGTCGGCCGCCCCAAGGTCGCCTGGAAGTGGATCGTGGGCGTCGGACTCGTCCTGGGCGTGGCCAAGTTCGGCCTGCTCTTCACCGGGATGGACCTGGGCGCGCCGGCCGGGCTTTCCTCTCTGATCCTCCAGGTCCAGGCCGTCTTCACGGCCCTGTTCGCCTTCGTCGCGCTCGGCGAACGCCCCGGGAAGGTGAAGATCGCGGGCATGGCGGTCGCACTCGCCGGCATCGGTGTCGCCGCGGTCGACGAGGGAGCCTCGGGCCCGCTCGTCGGATTCGCGCTCTGCATCGCGGCGGCGGCCTGCTGGGGCGTCTCCAACGTCCTGACCCGCAAGGCCTCCCCGCCCGACGCCCTCAACTTCATGGTCTGGGTCAGCACCGTGCCCATCCTGCCGCTGCTCGCCCTCTCCCTCCTCCTGGAAGGACCGGAACGCGACCTCGAAGCGCTGCGCGGCCTCGACTGGACCGGCGTGGGCGTCATCGTCTACGTCGCATGGATCACCACCGTCTTCGGCTTCGGCGCCTGGGGCTGGCTCCTGCGCCGCTACCCGGCCTCGTCGGTGGCCCCGTTCTCCCTCCTGGTCCCGGTCTTCGGGATGTCCTCGGCCGCCCTGTTCCTCGGCGAGGGCATCAGCGGCCTGCGCTGGTGCGCGGCGGCCCTGCTGGTCGGGGGCGTGGCGCTGACGTCCCTCGCGCCGCGGCGGGCGATGGGGTCGGGGGCGGGTCCGGAGCCGTCGCAGGAGAGGGGTCCAGAGCCTGCCGAAGCGGGAGTGCGCTCACTGTCGTCGCCGTGA
- a CDS encoding DUF4279 domain-containing protein, with product MTPVWTSITTSLALTGSGLDPSAVDRSLGLAPLTERQTGASVHHGPGWWAYTLDGEFSDDLGEQIAALTAQVGPLLDEIKALTTVGCFAQVSIAGTVQANMELTLSAESADRLAALGLPVSFTTLLEGNTGSEDPLDWLD from the coding sequence GTGACCCCTGTGTGGACCTCGATCACCACCTCCCTGGCCCTCACCGGGAGCGGCCTGGACCCCTCGGCCGTCGACCGCTCCCTCGGTCTCGCCCCGCTCACGGAGCGGCAGACCGGCGCCTCCGTCCACCATGGGCCGGGCTGGTGGGCATACACCCTCGACGGGGAATTCTCGGACGACCTGGGCGAGCAGATCGCGGCACTGACGGCTCAGGTCGGGCCACTCCTCGACGAGATCAAGGCGCTGACCACCGTCGGCTGCTTCGCCCAGGTCTCGATCGCGGGAACGGTGCAGGCGAACATGGAGCTGACGCTCTCGGCCGAGTCCGCCGACCGGCTCGCCGCACTCGGGCTGCCGGTCTCCTTCACAACGCTCCTGGAAGGCAACACCGGTTCGGAGGACCCGCTGGACTGGCTCGACTGA
- a CDS encoding DUF6185 family protein, translated as MDVVVRAAVMGELVTWAGAGFTLGALWRALPGRRGPVRGFGLAFVYALPLLVDQLGNLLVGQPSGTGALRAAFMMLVLTVTGVLLDISTFRQERRYWPTTTGLLLSLYQMRTASAQVARLVAQVVALVTIWQQLSGNPPVVLIDHQGPTGMSVPGGSSGH; from the coding sequence ATGGATGTGGTCGTCCGCGCTGCTGTCATGGGCGAGCTGGTGACCTGGGCGGGGGCGGGCTTCACACTGGGGGCCCTGTGGAGGGCCCTGCCTGGAAGGCGCGGCCCCGTCCGCGGTTTCGGGCTGGCGTTCGTCTACGCCCTGCCTCTGCTGGTCGACCAGCTGGGCAACCTCCTCGTCGGTCAGCCGAGCGGCACCGGGGCACTGAGAGCGGCCTTCATGATGCTCGTCCTGACGGTCACGGGGGTGCTCCTGGACATCAGCACGTTCCGTCAGGAGCGGCGCTACTGGCCCACCACAACAGGTCTGCTGCTGTCCCTGTACCAGATGCGCACCGCGTCGGCGCAGGTCGCCCGGCTCGTCGCCCAGGTGGTGGCGCTGGTCACCATCTGGCAGCAACTCAGCGGCAATCCCCCGGTCGTCCTCATCGACCACCAGGGGCCGACCGGCATGTCCGTCCCCGGCGGCAGCTCGGGCCACTAA
- a CDS encoding aminopeptidase, translating into MRKSLRWLMSLTVLIGTVGATGAATAAEPATGTFGGTTADTSVTTDIKDRILAIPGMSLIEEKPYAGYRFFVLEYTQPIDHHRPWKGTFKQRLSLLHKDTDRPTVFHTSGYGLSTTPSRREPTRIIDGNQVSMEYRFFTPSRPQPADWSKLDIWQAASDQHRIFTALKKIYGQKWLSTGASKGGMTATYYERFYPRDMDGVVAYVAPNDVNNKEDSAYDRFFETVGTKECRDRLNAMQREALIRREPLQKKYKEWAATEGATFNTVGSLDKAYEAVVLDFVWGFWQYYGEDVCGSIPDAKAASDDEVYETIDAYSGWSFYTDQGLDPYTPYYYQAATELGSPSIKLPHLKGLTRYGYQPARNFVPREIPTKFKPSAMRDVDDWVRKNANQMMFVYGGNDPWGAEPFRVGKGTRDSYVYTAPGANHGAQVAGLVEAERTKATARILAWAGVDAPTAAAAQPLARFDAGLDKPAEEELSREHGVRP; encoded by the coding sequence ATGCGCAAGTCGCTGAGATGGCTGATGTCGCTCACGGTGCTCATAGGCACCGTCGGCGCGACCGGTGCGGCTACCGCCGCGGAGCCGGCCACCGGCACGTTCGGTGGCACCACAGCTGACACGTCCGTCACCACGGACATCAAGGACCGCATCCTGGCGATCCCCGGGATGAGCCTCATCGAGGAGAAGCCGTACGCCGGTTACCGCTTCTTCGTCCTCGAATACACCCAGCCGATCGACCACCACCGCCCGTGGAAGGGCACGTTCAAGCAGCGGCTGTCCCTCCTCCACAAGGACACCGACCGCCCGACCGTCTTCCACACCAGCGGCTACGGGCTGAGCACCACCCCCAGCCGCCGTGAGCCCACCCGGATCATCGACGGCAACCAGGTCTCCATGGAGTACCGGTTCTTCACCCCGTCCCGGCCGCAGCCCGCCGACTGGTCCAAGCTGGACATCTGGCAGGCCGCGAGCGACCAGCACCGTATCTTCACCGCCCTGAAGAAGATCTACGGGCAGAAGTGGCTCTCCACCGGCGCCTCCAAGGGCGGCATGACGGCCACCTACTACGAGCGCTTCTACCCGCGCGACATGGACGGTGTCGTCGCCTACGTGGCGCCGAACGACGTCAACAACAAGGAGGACTCGGCCTACGACCGGTTCTTCGAGACCGTCGGGACCAAGGAGTGCCGCGACCGCCTCAACGCGATGCAGCGCGAGGCACTGATCCGCCGCGAGCCGCTCCAGAAGAAGTACAAGGAGTGGGCCGCGACCGAAGGAGCCACCTTCAACACCGTCGGCTCCCTCGACAAGGCGTACGAGGCCGTCGTCCTCGACTTCGTCTGGGGCTTCTGGCAGTACTACGGCGAGGACGTCTGCGGTTCGATCCCGGACGCCAAGGCCGCGAGCGACGACGAGGTCTACGAGACCATCGACGCCTACTCCGGCTGGTCCTTCTACACCGACCAGGGCCTCGACCCGTACACCCCGTACTACTACCAGGCCGCGACCGAGCTCGGCTCGCCCAGCATCAAGCTGCCGCACCTGAAGGGCCTGACCCGCTACGGCTACCAGCCGGCGCGGAACTTCGTGCCGCGCGAGATCCCGACGAAGTTCAAGCCGTCGGCCATGCGGGACGTGGACGACTGGGTCCGCAAGAACGCGAACCAGATGATGTTCGTCTACGGCGGCAACGACCCGTGGGGAGCCGAGCCGTTCCGCGTCGGCAAGGGCACCCGTGACAGCTACGTCTACACCGCCCCCGGCGCCAACCACGGCGCCCAGGTCGCGGGCCTCGTCGAGGCCGAGCGGACCAAGGCCACGGCCCGCATCCTCGCCTGGGCCGGGGTCGACGCCCCGACGGCCGCCGCCGCGCAGCCGCTGGCCCGCTTCGACGCCGGCCTCGACAAGCCGGCGGAGGAGGAGCTGAGCCGGGAGCACGGTGTACGGCCGTGA
- a CDS encoding DUF6185 family protein, which produces MLLALSVLTCGLVSSGTAYAAEETPDNVCVKRTLSRADVDASVRIAHDGQQSTEVTSVLVVKVPRAWMWSSALLSWASW; this is translated from the coding sequence GTGTTGCTCGCACTGTCCGTGCTGACCTGCGGTCTGGTGTCGTCCGGGACCGCGTACGCCGCCGAAGAGACGCCCGACAACGTCTGCGTCAAACGGACGTTGAGCCGCGCCGATGTCGACGCGTCGGTGCGGATCGCGCACGACGGGCAGCAATCGACCGAGGTGACCAGTGTTCTCGTCGTCAAGGTGCCGAGGGCATGGATGTGGTCGTCCGCGCTGCTGTCATGGGCGAGCTGGTGA
- a CDS encoding sugar phosphate isomerase/epimerase family protein: MTVKQLSLPELVEQCVRLSIPGVGLWREPVAEYGLEAAAKLVRDAGLTVTSLCRGGFFTTAESLDDNRAAIDEAATLGTDTLVLVSGGLAPGSRDLTAARARITDAIAELAPYAGERGVRLAIEPLHPMYASDRCAVSTLDQALEIAERFPSSQVGVVVDTYHIWWDDRAPAAVARAGASNRIHAFQLADWTTPLPAGVLNGRGQLGDGAIDLRAWCELVEAAGYRGPIEVELFNEELWARDGVEVLEETVGRFVDHAGRLG, from the coding sequence ATGACGGTGAAGCAGCTGTCGCTGCCGGAGCTGGTGGAGCAGTGCGTACGGCTCTCCATCCCGGGCGTGGGCCTGTGGCGGGAACCGGTCGCGGAGTACGGCCTCGAGGCGGCGGCCAAGCTGGTACGCGACGCGGGCCTGACGGTCACGTCGTTGTGCCGGGGCGGCTTCTTCACGACGGCGGAGTCCCTGGACGACAACCGCGCGGCGATCGACGAGGCGGCGACGCTGGGCACGGACACCTTGGTCCTCGTCTCGGGCGGCCTCGCCCCGGGCAGCCGCGATCTGACAGCGGCCCGCGCCCGGATCACGGACGCGATCGCCGAACTCGCGCCGTACGCGGGGGAGCGGGGCGTACGCCTGGCGATCGAACCCCTCCACCCGATGTACGCGTCGGATCGCTGCGCGGTCTCCACCCTGGACCAGGCCCTGGAGATCGCGGAACGCTTCCCGTCCTCGCAGGTGGGCGTGGTCGTGGACACGTACCACATCTGGTGGGACGACCGGGCGCCTGCGGCGGTGGCGAGAGCGGGCGCGTCGAACCGCATCCACGCCTTCCAACTGGCCGACTGGACGACCCCCCTCCCGGCCGGAGTCCTCAACGGCCGGGGCCAACTGGGCGACGGCGCGATCGACCTCCGGGCATGGTGCGAGCTCGTGGAGGCGGCGGGGTACCGGGGCCCGATCGAGGTGGAGCTCTTCAACGAGGAGCTGTGGGCGAGGGACGGGGTGGAGGTCTTGGAGGAGACGGTGGGGAGGTTTGTGGACCACGCCGGCCGGCTCGGCTGA
- a CDS encoding Gfo/Idh/MocA family oxidoreductase: MTRRTVRIAMNGVTGRMGYRQHLVRSILALREQGGLDLGNGETLWPEPVLVGRREHALRALAEQHGLTEWSTDLDAVLADESVEIYFDAQVTSARVEAIRKAVAAGKHIYTEKPTAGDLAGALELARLATGKGVKHGVVQDKIFLPGLLKLKRLIDGGFFGEILSIRGEFGYWVFEGDWQDAQRPSWNYRAEDGGGIVVDMFPHWEYVLHELFGRVTSVSAHVATHIPQRWDEQGKPYAATADDAAYGIFQLEGGAIAQINSSWAVRVNRDELVEFQVDGTHGSAVAGLRNCRVQHRSATPKPVWNPDIPATEPFREQWQEVPDNATFDNGFKAQWELFLKHVVLDEPYQWDLLAGARGVQLAELGLRSAAEGRRLEVPEVSL; encoded by the coding sequence GTGACACGCAGGACAGTCCGTATCGCCATGAACGGCGTCACCGGACGCATGGGCTACCGCCAGCACCTCGTCCGCTCGATCCTCGCCCTGCGCGAGCAGGGCGGGCTCGACCTCGGCAACGGCGAGACCCTCTGGCCCGAGCCCGTCCTCGTCGGCCGCCGCGAGCACGCGCTGCGCGCGCTCGCCGAGCAGCACGGTCTCACCGAGTGGTCCACCGACCTCGACGCCGTCCTCGCCGACGAGTCGGTGGAGATCTACTTCGACGCCCAGGTCACCTCCGCGCGCGTCGAGGCGATCCGCAAGGCCGTCGCCGCCGGCAAGCACATCTACACCGAGAAGCCGACGGCGGGAGACCTGGCCGGCGCCCTGGAACTCGCCAGGCTCGCCACCGGAAAGGGCGTCAAGCACGGCGTCGTCCAGGACAAGATCTTCCTGCCGGGCCTGCTCAAGCTGAAGCGCCTCATCGACGGCGGCTTCTTCGGCGAGATCCTCTCCATACGCGGGGAGTTCGGCTACTGGGTCTTCGAGGGCGACTGGCAGGACGCTCAGCGCCCCAGCTGGAACTACCGCGCCGAGGACGGCGGCGGCATCGTCGTCGACATGTTCCCGCACTGGGAGTACGTGCTTCACGAGCTCTTCGGCCGGGTCACCAGCGTCTCCGCGCACGTCGCCACGCACATCCCGCAGCGCTGGGACGAGCAGGGCAAGCCGTACGCCGCCACCGCCGACGACGCCGCGTACGGCATCTTCCAGCTGGAGGGCGGGGCGATCGCCCAGATCAACTCCTCCTGGGCGGTACGCGTCAACCGCGACGAACTCGTCGAGTTCCAGGTCGACGGCACCCACGGCTCCGCCGTCGCGGGCCTGCGGAACTGCCGTGTCCAGCACCGCTCGGCCACCCCCAAGCCGGTCTGGAACCCGGACATCCCGGCCACGGAACCCTTCCGCGAGCAGTGGCAGGAGGTCCCGGACAACGCCACCTTCGACAACGGCTTCAAGGCCCAGTGGGAGCTCTTCCTGAAGCACGTGGTCCTCGACGAGCCCTACCAGTGGGACCTGCTGGCGGGCGCGCGCGGCGTACAGCTCGCCGAGCTGGGGCTGCGGTCGGCGGCCGAGGGCCGGCGCCTGGAGGTCCCGGAGGTCTCGCTGTGA
- a CDS encoding LacI family DNA-binding transcriptional regulator: MTVTLADVAARAQVSPATVSRVLNGNYPVAASTRERVLRAVDELDYVLNGPASSLAAATSDLVGILVNDIADPFFGIMAGAAQSAIGEGASGRAGGEKLAVVCNTGGSPERELTYLTLLQRQRAAAVILTGGSLEDPEHMAAVAAKLSRLTDAGTRIVLCGRPPVAGDASVAALAFDNRAGARRLTEHLLTLGHRRIGYVAGPADRTTTRHRLEGHREALAGAGLPEGPVVHGSYDRGSGYDATLELLRREPSLTAVVAANDTVALGACAALRDRGLRIPDDVSVAGFDDLPFSVDAVPALTTVRLPLQEAGARAGRLAMGTEEAPPGGLATVPAELLVRNSTARPRG, encoded by the coding sequence ATGACCGTCACGCTGGCGGATGTGGCCGCGCGTGCCCAGGTCTCCCCCGCCACCGTCTCCCGCGTCCTGAACGGCAACTACCCCGTCGCCGCCTCGACCCGGGAGCGGGTGCTGCGGGCGGTGGACGAGCTGGACTACGTGCTGAACGGGCCCGCGAGCTCGCTCGCCGCCGCCACGTCCGATCTGGTCGGCATCCTCGTCAACGACATCGCCGACCCCTTCTTCGGGATCATGGCCGGTGCGGCGCAGAGCGCCATCGGGGAAGGCGCGTCGGGGCGGGCGGGCGGCGAGAAGCTGGCCGTCGTCTGCAACACGGGCGGCTCCCCCGAGCGCGAGCTCACGTACCTCACCCTGCTCCAGCGCCAGCGCGCCGCCGCGGTCATCCTCACCGGCGGATCCCTGGAGGACCCGGAGCACATGGCGGCGGTGGCGGCGAAGCTGTCGCGGCTGACGGACGCGGGAACGCGGATCGTGCTGTGCGGACGGCCGCCGGTGGCGGGGGACGCGAGCGTGGCGGCGCTGGCCTTCGACAACCGGGCGGGGGCGCGGCGGCTCACCGAGCATCTGCTGACGCTCGGGCACCGGCGGATCGGTTACGTGGCGGGGCCGGCGGACCGGACGACGACCCGGCACCGGCTGGAGGGTCACCGCGAGGCGCTGGCCGGGGCGGGGCTGCCGGAAGGACCCGTCGTCCACGGGTCGTACGACCGGGGCTCCGGCTACGACGCGACGCTGGAACTCCTGCGCCGGGAGCCGTCGTTGACGGCGGTCGTGGCGGCGAACGACACGGTCGCGCTGGGCGCGTGCGCGGCGCTGCGGGACCGCGGGCTGCGCATCCCGGACGACGTCTCGGTGGCGGGCTTCGACGACCTCCCGTTCTCGGTCGACGCGGTCCCCGCGCTGACGACCGTACGGCTGCCCCTCCAGGAGGCGGGCGCGCGGGCCGGCCGGCTCGCGATGGGCACGGAGGAGGCCCCACCGGGCGGCCTGGCGACGGTCCCGGCGGAGCTCCTGGTGCGCAACTCGACGGCGCGCCCGCGGGGATGA
- a CDS encoding LysR family transcriptional regulator gives MLDLGRLRALHAVAVHGTVGAAAAALGYTPSAVSQQIAKLERETRTTLLERQGRGVRLTDEAHQLAATAEKLLSIVEEAEVRLEERRGLPAGRLSIGCFASAARGLMPRALAELAVRHPTLDARLTEVDPHVSIDLVSRGVIDLAVAHDWDIAPLPTPPGVEQAVIGDDLCDVLVPREHPLAARATVRREELADERWITQPPGTVCHDWLIQTLRATGFEPHIVHQAEENHTQVALVAAGLGVAMVPRLGRGTLPPEVTPVRLDPMPRRRLHALWRTGAARRPAIRETVRTLQELWPQVASSTA, from the coding sequence GTGCTGGATCTCGGGCGCCTGCGCGCCCTCCATGCCGTCGCCGTCCACGGGACGGTGGGCGCCGCGGCCGCCGCTCTCGGCTACACCCCGTCCGCCGTCTCCCAGCAGATCGCGAAACTGGAGCGGGAGACCCGCACGACCCTCCTCGAACGCCAGGGCCGCGGGGTGCGCCTCACTGACGAGGCGCACCAACTGGCCGCGACTGCCGAGAAGTTGCTGTCGATCGTCGAGGAGGCGGAGGTACGGCTCGAGGAGCGGCGCGGGCTGCCCGCCGGGCGCCTGTCGATCGGCTGCTTCGCGAGCGCCGCGCGCGGTCTGATGCCGCGGGCGCTCGCCGAGCTGGCGGTCCGTCACCCCACGCTGGACGCCCGTCTCACGGAGGTGGACCCCCATGTCTCGATCGACCTCGTCTCCCGGGGCGTGATCGACCTCGCCGTGGCCCACGACTGGGACATCGCGCCGCTGCCGACCCCACCGGGCGTGGAGCAGGCGGTGATCGGCGACGACCTGTGCGACGTCCTCGTGCCCCGGGAGCATCCGCTGGCGGCGCGGGCGACCGTACGGCGTGAGGAGCTGGCGGACGAGCGGTGGATCACGCAGCCGCCGGGGACGGTGTGCCACGACTGGCTGATCCAGACCTTGCGGGCCACCGGGTTCGAGCCGCACATCGTCCACCAGGCCGAGGAGAACCACACGCAGGTCGCCCTGGTCGCCGCGGGGCTCGGGGTCGCGATGGTGCCGCGGCTCGGTCGCGGGACACTGCCGCCCGAGGTGACTCCGGTCCGGCTGGACCCGATGCCGAGGCGCCGGCTGCACGCCCTGTGGCGTACGGGCGCCGCCCGCCGTCCCGCGATCAGGGAGACGGTCCGCACGCTCCAGGAGCTGTGGCCCCAGGTCGCGTCGTCGACGGCGTGA
- a CDS encoding dihydrodipicolinate synthase family protein yields MIRLPHGAGGAREYSPRPARPTAPAGGALTSRTVFSAAHVVADPYADTTPDSPAAVDWDATLAFRRHLWAQGLGVAEAMDTAQRGMGLDWVGAAELIRRSAAEAKAVGGRLACGVGTDQLFGSVDLMTVRKAYEEQLALVEETGSQAILMASRALAGAAQGADDYLDTYGHLLRQASEPVILHWLGPMFDPALDGYWGSADLDTATDTFLEVIAAHPDKVDGIKVSLLDAQREIDLRRRLPEGVRCYTGDDFHYPELIAGDDQGFSHALLGIFDPLGPLAAEAVRILDTGDVKGFREVLDPTVELSRHLFQTPTRFYKTGVVFLAWLAGHQDHFTMVGGLQSARSLPHLARAYELADGLGLFPDPELAESRMKSLLTVYGVSQ; encoded by the coding sequence GTGATCCGCCTTCCCCACGGGGCGGGCGGTGCACGGGAGTACAGCCCGCGCCCGGCACGGCCCACGGCCCCCGCGGGCGGCGCCCTGACCTCCCGTACGGTCTTCTCCGCCGCCCATGTCGTCGCCGACCCGTACGCCGACACCACCCCCGACTCGCCGGCCGCCGTCGACTGGGACGCCACCCTCGCCTTCCGCCGCCACCTCTGGGCTCAGGGCCTCGGCGTCGCGGAGGCGATGGACACCGCGCAGCGTGGGATGGGCCTGGACTGGGTGGGCGCGGCGGAGCTGATCCGCCGCTCGGCGGCGGAGGCGAAGGCGGTGGGCGGCCGCCTGGCGTGCGGTGTGGGAACGGACCAACTGTTCGGTTCTGTCGATCTGATGACGGTCCGTAAGGCATACGAGGAACAGCTGGCGCTCGTGGAGGAGACCGGCTCCCAGGCCATCCTCATGGCCTCGCGGGCCCTCGCCGGTGCCGCCCAGGGCGCGGACGACTACCTCGACACGTACGGCCACCTCCTCCGGCAGGCGAGCGAGCCGGTGATCCTGCACTGGCTGGGGCCGATGTTCGACCCGGCGCTCGACGGCTACTGGGGCTCGGCCGACCTCGACACCGCGACCGACACCTTCCTGGAGGTCATCGCGGCGCACCCCGACAAGGTCGACGGCATCAAGGTCTCCCTCCTCGATGCCCAGCGCGAGATCGACCTGCGTCGCCGCCTGCCGGAGGGCGTCCGCTGCTACACCGGCGACGACTTCCACTACCCCGAGCTGATCGCGGGTGACGACCAGGGCTTCAGCCATGCGCTGCTCGGCATCTTCGACCCGCTGGGCCCGCTGGCGGCGGAGGCGGTACGGATCCTGGACACCGGCGACGTCAAGGGGTTCCGGGAGGTCCTGGACCCGACGGTGGAACTGTCGCGCCACCTCTTCCAGACCCCGACCCGCTTCTACAAGACGGGAGTCGTGTTCCTGGCCTGGCTGGCCGGCCACCAGGACCACTTCACGATGGTCGGCGGCCTGCAGTCCGCCCGCTCCCTGCCGCACCTGGCGCGGGCGTACGAACTGGCGGACGGGCTCGGCCTGTTCCCCGATCCGGAGCTGGCGGAGTCCCGGATGAAGTCCCTGCTGACGGTGTACGGAGTGAGCCAGTGA
- a CDS encoding glycoside hydrolase family 3 protein, translated as MHHRATSRRTLLTVTAAAAAAAVTGVTTPTAHADSAHVDLASDDRSLRRIVSRMSLEEKVGQLFVMRVYGHSATAPDQADIDANLTEIGVRTAAELVEKYHVGGVIYFAWAHNTRDPHQIAELSNGIQRAGLAQPTPLPLLISTDQEHGIVCRVGKPATLLPGAMALGAGGSHSDARKAAQIAGAELAAVGIRQNYAPVADVNVNPANPVIGVRSFGSDPQAVSDLVAAQVKGYQRAGVAATSKHFPGHGDTATDSHYGLPTITHTREQWAELDAPPFRSAIAAGIDSIMTAHIVVPALDPNEDPATLSHPILTGILREQLGYDGVVVTDSLGMEGVRTKYGDDRVPVLALKAGVDQLLNPPKLDIAWNAVLQAVKNGELTEARLDESILRILRLKAKLGLFRKPFVTSAGVDRTVGTAAHLAQADRIAEETTTLLLNEGGFLPISRRSHGNVLVVGADPASPSGSTGPPTTTLATAFIELGFSATALSTGITPTAAKIDEAVAAAAGKDVVVVGTYNVSATSPQRTLVSRLVATGVPVVTIAIRNPYDIAGLTGQRATVAAYSWTDVELRAAVRVIAGHARPKGRLPVPVQRADDPTKVLYPVGHGLSYAKRN; from the coding sequence GTGCACCACCGCGCCACCTCCAGACGCACCCTCCTCACCGTCACCGCCGCCGCGGCGGCCGCCGCCGTCACCGGCGTGACCACCCCGACCGCCCACGCCGACTCCGCCCACGTCGACCTCGCGTCCGACGACCGGAGCCTCCGGCGGATCGTCTCCCGCATGTCCCTGGAAGAGAAGGTCGGCCAGCTCTTCGTCATGCGGGTGTACGGCCACTCCGCCACCGCCCCCGATCAGGCCGACATCGACGCCAACCTCACCGAGATCGGCGTCCGCACCGCCGCGGAGCTCGTCGAGAAGTACCACGTCGGCGGCGTCATCTACTTCGCCTGGGCGCACAACACCCGCGACCCGCACCAGATCGCCGAGCTCTCCAACGGCATCCAGCGCGCGGGCCTCGCCCAGCCCACGCCCCTCCCCCTGCTGATCTCCACCGACCAGGAGCACGGAATCGTCTGCCGGGTCGGCAAGCCGGCCACCCTGCTGCCCGGTGCCATGGCGCTCGGCGCCGGAGGCTCCCACTCCGACGCCCGCAAGGCCGCGCAGATCGCGGGCGCCGAGCTGGCCGCCGTCGGCATCCGGCAGAACTACGCGCCGGTCGCGGACGTCAACGTCAACCCCGCCAACCCCGTCATCGGAGTCCGCTCCTTCGGCTCCGACCCGCAGGCCGTCTCCGATCTCGTCGCCGCCCAGGTGAAGGGCTATCAGCGGGCCGGGGTCGCGGCGACCTCCAAGCACTTCCCCGGCCACGGCGACACCGCGACCGACAGCCATTACGGGCTGCCGACCATCACGCACACCCGCGAGCAGTGGGCCGAGCTCGACGCCCCGCCGTTCCGGTCCGCGATCGCCGCCGGCATCGACTCGATCATGACGGCGCACATCGTCGTGCCCGCGCTCGACCCGAACGAGGACCCGGCCACCCTCTCCCACCCGATCCTGACCGGCATCCTGCGCGAGCAGCTCGGTTACGACGGCGTGGTGGTCACGGACTCGCTCGGCATGGAGGGCGTACGGACGAAGTACGGCGACGATCGCGTGCCGGTGCTCGCCCTCAAGGCCGGTGTCGACCAGCTCCTCAACCCGCCGAAGCTGGACATCGCCTGGAACGCGGTCCTCCAGGCCGTCAAGAACGGCGAGCTGACCGAGGCCCGGCTCGACGAATCGATCCTGCGGATTCTGCGCCTCAAGGCGAAACTGGGGCTGTTCCGCAAGCCGTTCGTCACGTCCGCCGGAGTGGACCGTACGGTCGGCACCGCCGCCCACCTGGCCCAGGCCGACCGGATCGCGGAGGAGACCACGACCCTGCTCCTCAACGAGGGCGGATTCCTGCCGATCAGCCGGCGCAGCCACGGCAACGTGCTGGTCGTCGGAGCCGATCCGGCCTCGCCGTCCGGCAGCACGGGCCCGCCGACCACGACCCTCGCCACCGCTTTCATCGAACTCGGCTTCTCCGCCACGGCGTTGTCGACCGGGATCACCCCGACGGCGGCGAAGATCGACGAGGCGGTGGCCGCGGCGGCCGGCAAGGACGTCGTCGTCGTGGGCACGTACAACGTCTCGGCGACCAGCCCGCAGCGCACCCTGGTCTCCCGGCTCGTCGCCACCGGTGTGCCGGTCGTGACGATCGCGATCCGCAACCCGTACGACATCGCCGGGCTCACCGGGCAGCGGGCGACCGTCGCCGCGTACTCCTGGACGGATGTCGAACTGCGGGCCGCGGTGCGGGTGATCGCGGGCCACGCCCGGCCGAAGGGGCGTCTGCCCGTGCCCGTCCAGCGGGCGGACGATCCGACGAAGGTGCTGTACCCGGTCGGCCACGGCCTGTCCTACGCGAAACGTAACTGA